The following proteins are encoded in a genomic region of Nocardioides sp. cx-173:
- a CDS encoding glycosyltransferase family protein, with amino-acid sequence MTSKLVDSFLQGGCRVTWVGTDLSAFHDRYRHSGVDYRLVPPARGRLGRLALRWRLRGSLRDLRDVDWFYAPTPDACEIAVNVARRQGGRVLYDLLEAYHRGLLDRYVGGREARALRSYVQRRVTRVCAEADLVSYVSEPVRRHYDSPDADFVLVRSCAPRWFAEGAPTSTPPAADGLRVLHGKLSAINGTAPLFAALRLLPDSVACRVVIVVDPDAPTDTSMMSEVRDLEEKGRLEVLAPVAHALMPAVMRTCQLGLIAYPRSLGAESLPNRLFEYMACGVAVAAPSYSPEILRILTEEDIGRGFDAEDPVAIAAMLTWASENLPELIEAGDRARRAFLARHNWDAEFERLTRAMTRP; translated from the coding sequence GTGACGAGCAAGCTCGTGGACTCCTTCCTCCAGGGGGGGTGCCGGGTCACCTGGGTCGGGACGGACCTCAGCGCGTTCCACGATCGCTACCGGCACTCCGGGGTGGACTATCGGTTGGTTCCGCCCGCGCGAGGCCGGCTCGGGAGACTGGCGCTGCGCTGGCGGCTTCGCGGCTCACTGCGAGACTTGCGAGACGTCGACTGGTTCTACGCACCGACGCCCGACGCCTGCGAGATCGCCGTCAACGTGGCTCGGCGTCAGGGAGGGCGGGTCCTCTACGACCTGCTCGAGGCGTATCACCGTGGCCTTCTCGATCGCTACGTCGGGGGCCGTGAGGCTCGTGCGCTTCGCAGCTACGTCCAGCGTCGTGTCACTCGCGTCTGCGCCGAGGCTGATCTGGTGTCGTACGTCAGCGAGCCCGTGCGCAGGCACTACGACTCACCCGACGCCGACTTCGTGCTCGTGAGGTCCTGCGCCCCGAGGTGGTTCGCTGAGGGTGCCCCCACGAGCACGCCGCCGGCCGCCGACGGTCTCCGTGTCCTGCATGGGAAGCTCAGTGCCATCAACGGAACCGCACCGTTGTTCGCGGCCCTGCGGCTTCTTCCGGACAGTGTCGCCTGCCGTGTGGTGATCGTCGTCGACCCAGACGCCCCCACCGATACGAGCATGATGTCGGAGGTGAGGGACCTCGAGGAGAAGGGGCGGCTGGAGGTGCTCGCGCCGGTGGCACACGCGCTCATGCCGGCCGTGATGCGAACCTGTCAGCTCGGCCTCATCGCCTATCCGCGCAGCCTGGGAGCCGAGAGCCTGCCCAACCGCCTGTTCGAGTACATGGCCTGCGGGGTTGCCGTGGCGGCTCCGAGCTACTCGCCCGAGATCCTGCGCATCCTGACGGAAGAGGACATCGGGCGCGGCTTCGACGCAGAAGACCCGGTCGCGATCGCCGCCATGCTGACCTGGGCGTCAGAGAACCTCCCGGAGCTCATCGAGGCCGGCGACCGCGCACGGCGTGCTTTCCTGGCCCGGCACAACTGGGATGCGGAGTTCGAACGCCTCACGCGGGCGATGACTCGGCCGTGA
- a CDS encoding lipopolysaccharide biosynthesis protein, producing the protein MAGTIAGQLATFAAAPVLARMYSPEAFGLLGVFSALVMILGTVFALRLEQAVPLPRDDADAASVVGLGLAFIVFSTSVCTLAAWGASSQLASLFGQPALERWLWLVPITAGVTAAFVVLNQYAVRQGRFRAIGARNFLQASATVFTQLVLGALQWRPGGLLVGLGVGQAVGAVTVAFGSGLRRAVAGGAWAPRRLGTQLRRYRALALWLTPAGLLNAMGVHTPLLLISVYFGEAVTGWFGLTQRVLWAPMLLLGTAVAQVYLNEAAQRARDDLPGLHRMFVSTSRRLVWAGLVICAPLAVLGPWAFGLAFGQRWETAGLFAALLAPGLLAQIVAFPLSQTLIIVGMPGRQALWDGVRLAAVVMSIVVPAMAGLSAAQTIACYSFASVVTFTLAWWMCWRAVSAGTTGAPTPPIPHEA; encoded by the coding sequence ATGGCCGGCACGATCGCAGGTCAGTTGGCGACGTTCGCTGCTGCGCCGGTGCTGGCGAGGATGTACTCGCCGGAGGCGTTCGGGCTCCTGGGGGTGTTCTCGGCACTCGTTATGATCCTGGGCACGGTCTTCGCGCTCAGACTAGAACAAGCCGTGCCGCTTCCGCGAGATGATGCCGACGCCGCTTCTGTGGTCGGCCTCGGCCTCGCGTTCATCGTCTTCTCGACGTCGGTCTGCACCCTGGCTGCCTGGGGGGCGTCTTCGCAACTCGCGAGCCTCTTTGGCCAGCCTGCGCTGGAGCGCTGGCTCTGGTTGGTCCCGATCACCGCCGGCGTGACGGCCGCCTTCGTCGTCCTGAACCAGTACGCCGTCCGGCAAGGGCGGTTCCGTGCGATCGGAGCACGCAACTTTCTCCAGGCAAGCGCGACGGTGTTCACCCAGTTGGTACTGGGAGCCCTGCAATGGCGCCCCGGAGGGCTGCTCGTCGGCCTCGGTGTCGGACAAGCAGTGGGAGCCGTCACCGTCGCGTTCGGGTCTGGTCTTCGGCGGGCTGTGGCGGGAGGCGCCTGGGCACCGCGACGCCTGGGGACTCAGCTCAGGCGGTACCGGGCGCTGGCGCTGTGGCTTACCCCCGCTGGGCTCCTGAACGCCATGGGAGTGCATACGCCGCTTCTGCTGATCTCGGTGTACTTCGGCGAGGCGGTCACTGGCTGGTTCGGACTCACCCAGCGGGTGCTCTGGGCGCCGATGCTGCTACTGGGCACCGCTGTTGCTCAGGTCTACCTGAACGAAGCGGCCCAACGCGCCCGTGACGACCTGCCGGGTCTCCATCGGATGTTCGTCAGCACGTCTCGCCGTCTCGTGTGGGCCGGGCTGGTCATCTGTGCCCCGCTCGCGGTGCTGGGCCCGTGGGCGTTCGGTCTGGCCTTCGGGCAGCGGTGGGAGACCGCCGGCCTGTTTGCGGCACTGTTGGCGCCCGGTCTCTTGGCGCAGATCGTGGCGTTCCCCTTGTCGCAAACCCTGATCATCGTCGGGATGCCGGGCAGACAGGCGCTGTGGGACGGTGTTCGGTTGGCCGCAGTGGTGATGTCGATTGTCGTTCCCGCCATGGCAGGCTTGAGCGCGGCCCAGACCATTGCCTGCTACAGCTTCGCCTCGGTCGTGACCTTCACGCTGGCGTGGTGGATGTGCTGGCGCGCCGTCTCAGCGGGAACCACGGGCGCTCCGACTCCTCCCATCCCTCACGAGGCATGA
- the wecB gene encoding non-hydrolyzing UDP-N-acetylglucosamine 2-epimerase: MARLDATDGIEHVLVHTGQNYDRQLNEVFFDDLGLRAPDHYLGVDTSSLGSVLGGVLVGTEQVLLEERPDAFLVLGDTNSCLATVMAKRMRIPTYHMEAGNRCFDENVPEETNRRLVDHVADFNLAYTEHARRNLLAEGLHPRRVIVTGSPMREVLEHFRDRIEASDVLDRLGLKAGGYFLVSAHREENVDSPDRLRALLACLDRVQRVHNLPIVVSTHPRTRKRLEQLEPATAEPRREQGDIRWLEPFGFHDYNLLQLRAACVLSDSGTIAEESSILGFPAVTLRDSIERPEALDSGSIMMTGLDPDDVERAVRIVLDDGPVTSSSPAGYEIGDTSNRVVRFIASTASRHHGWAGIRA; encoded by the coding sequence ATGGCGCGGCTCGACGCCACCGATGGGATCGAGCACGTCCTCGTGCATACCGGACAGAACTACGACCGGCAGCTCAACGAGGTCTTCTTCGACGACCTCGGGCTGCGCGCGCCCGACCACTATCTCGGGGTGGACACCAGCAGCCTGGGATCCGTGCTGGGAGGAGTCCTGGTGGGCACCGAGCAGGTGTTGCTGGAGGAGCGCCCGGACGCGTTCCTGGTCCTGGGCGACACGAACTCCTGCCTCGCGACCGTGATGGCGAAGAGGATGCGGATCCCGACGTACCACATGGAGGCCGGCAACCGGTGCTTCGACGAGAACGTCCCGGAAGAGACCAACCGGCGACTGGTCGACCACGTGGCCGACTTCAACCTTGCCTACACCGAGCACGCGCGCCGCAACCTGCTCGCTGAGGGATTGCATCCGCGACGGGTGATCGTGACTGGCTCACCGATGCGTGAGGTTCTCGAGCACTTCCGCGACCGGATCGAGGCGTCAGACGTCCTGGACCGCCTGGGCCTGAAGGCCGGGGGGTACTTCCTGGTGAGCGCACACCGCGAGGAGAACGTCGACAGTCCGGATCGCCTGCGCGCGCTCCTTGCCTGCCTCGACCGCGTGCAGCGGGTGCACAACCTCCCGATCGTGGTCTCCACGCACCCACGAACGCGTAAGCGGCTCGAGCAGCTGGAGCCCGCGACGGCGGAGCCTCGCCGGGAGCAGGGGGACATCCGCTGGTTGGAGCCGTTCGGCTTCCATGACTACAACCTGCTGCAGTTGCGCGCGGCGTGCGTGCTGTCGGACTCGGGCACGATCGCCGAGGAGTCGTCGATCCTGGGGTTCCCGGCGGTTACCCTCAGGGACTCGATCGAACGGCCCGAGGCGCTCGACAGCGGCTCGATCATGATGACCGGCCTTGACCCCGACGACGTCGAGCGCGCGGTTCGGATCGTCCTCGATGACGGCCCCGTGACGAGCTCGAGCCCCGCCGGCTACGAGATCGGTGACACGAGCAACCGGGTGGTGCGATTCATCGCCTCCACCGCCTCTCGCCATCATGGCTGGGCCGGCATTCGTGCCTGA
- a CDS encoding polysaccharide biosynthesis C-terminal domain-containing protein, with translation MKIAITGGHGFLGWHTASRLRALSGVDAVRLGREHFADPQRLATSLAGVDAVLHLAGVNRAGSDEEVEQGNVALARELAKALRREGRPIDVVYANSVQAELDNPYGRGKAAAAAELAAVVQASGGHLADLLLPNLFGEHGRPAYNSFVATFAHEVAAGRRPTVTGDREVPLLHAQDAARELLDSVGRTERRTVEAEPRAISEVLTLLEEAHTLYATRGEIPPLPGRFEVNLFNTYRAAAFPAMWPLSPQVHSDNRGDLFETVRSHGGTGQSFVSTTLPGQMRGDHYHLHKVERFFVLKGEAEIRLRRLLHDEVVTFRLSGERPSFVDMPTLWVHDIRNVGSSELVTMFWADQLLDPDNPDQYPEKVALP, from the coding sequence GTGAAGATCGCAATCACAGGTGGCCACGGCTTCCTCGGGTGGCACACGGCCAGCCGCCTGCGGGCGCTGAGCGGTGTCGACGCCGTCCGGCTCGGTCGTGAACACTTCGCCGACCCCCAGCGGCTCGCCACCTCCTTGGCGGGGGTGGACGCCGTTCTGCACCTGGCCGGTGTCAACCGGGCCGGCTCCGACGAGGAGGTCGAGCAGGGCAACGTCGCCCTCGCGCGGGAGCTCGCCAAGGCGCTGCGGCGCGAGGGGCGGCCGATCGACGTGGTCTACGCCAACTCCGTCCAGGCCGAGCTCGACAACCCCTACGGTCGGGGAAAGGCAGCCGCGGCGGCCGAGCTCGCGGCCGTGGTCCAGGCTTCCGGCGGGCACCTCGCCGACCTGCTGCTCCCCAACCTGTTCGGTGAGCACGGCCGGCCGGCGTACAACTCCTTCGTGGCCACCTTTGCCCACGAGGTGGCCGCCGGACGCCGCCCGACGGTCACGGGGGACCGCGAGGTTCCCTTGCTGCACGCCCAGGACGCAGCGCGTGAGCTGCTCGACTCCGTCGGGCGCACCGAGCGCCGCACGGTCGAGGCGGAGCCCCGGGCCATCAGCGAGGTGTTGACCCTGCTCGAGGAAGCCCACACCCTGTACGCGACGCGGGGCGAGATCCCTCCGCTTCCCGGGCGGTTCGAGGTGAACCTCTTCAACACCTACCGCGCCGCTGCCTTCCCCGCGATGTGGCCGCTCTCGCCACAGGTGCACTCCGATAACCGCGGGGATCTCTTCGAGACGGTGCGGTCTCACGGCGGCACGGGTCAGTCGTTCGTGTCCACGACCCTGCCTGGACAGATGCGCGGCGACCACTACCACCTGCACAAAGTGGAGCGCTTCTTCGTGCTGAAGGGCGAGGCGGAGATCAGACTGCGCCGGTTACTGCACGACGAGGTCGTCACGTTCCGCCTCAGTGGGGAAAGGCCTTCCTTCGTGGACATGCCCACGTTGTGGGTGCACGACATCCGCAACGTGGGGAGCAGCGAGCTCGTCACGATGTTCTGGGCCGACCAGCTGCTCGACCCCGACAACCCCGACCAGTACCCCGAGAAGGTGGCCCTGCCGTGA
- a CDS encoding NAD-dependent epimerase/dehydratase family protein, whose protein sequence is MAVLGATGFLGSAVVEALDRHGAVTQRVRAPRLSTSARGEALVRGELQRFDLVHEIESLRHLLADCSVVVNAAGLATATAGGNDALVGADALLPAAVAVAAPPHARLVHVSSAAVQGRRAVLDESTEMEPFSPYSAAKAWAEDLVRARAGDTVCFRPTSVHGPGRAVTRTLALALRSPAASVAGRGDRPTPQVLVTNVADAIAHVATTDEKPPPVVLQPWEGLTTAGLVRVLGDREPRHVPEALAQRILALGFRAGTRSGRVAGLTRRLEMMWFGQRQAPGWLDTRWRPPYGHDAWKELA, encoded by the coding sequence GTGGCGGTCCTGGGGGCCACCGGGTTCCTGGGCTCGGCGGTGGTCGAAGCGCTCGACCGGCACGGTGCGGTCACCCAGCGGGTACGAGCCCCGCGGCTTTCCACCAGCGCACGGGGCGAAGCGCTCGTTCGCGGTGAGTTGCAGCGCTTCGACCTCGTGCACGAGATCGAGAGCCTCAGACACCTCCTCGCTGACTGCTCCGTCGTGGTCAACGCCGCTGGCCTGGCCACCGCCACGGCAGGAGGCAACGACGCCCTCGTCGGTGCCGATGCCCTGCTGCCAGCCGCCGTGGCGGTAGCAGCGCCTCCCCATGCCAGGCTGGTCCACGTGAGCTCCGCGGCGGTCCAGGGACGGCGCGCCGTCCTCGACGAGTCGACGGAGATGGAGCCGTTCAGCCCCTACTCGGCGGCGAAGGCGTGGGCGGAGGACTTGGTCCGCGCTCGGGCGGGTGACACGGTGTGCTTTCGCCCCACCTCGGTCCACGGCCCGGGCCGTGCGGTGACGCGGACGCTGGCGCTGGCGCTGCGGTCTCCCGCGGCCTCGGTCGCCGGACGGGGTGATCGCCCGACCCCCCAGGTGCTGGTCACCAATGTCGCAGACGCGATCGCGCATGTGGCTACGACCGACGAGAAGCCACCTCCGGTTGTGCTCCAGCCGTGGGAGGGTCTGACCACGGCAGGACTGGTCAGGGTGCTCGGGGATCGCGAACCTCGACACGTTCCCGAGGCCCTGGCTCAGAGGATTTTGGCGCTCGGCTTTCGGGCCGGCACTCGATCGGGCCGTGTGGCTGGGCTGACACGTCGGCTCGAGATGATGTGGTTCGGTCAGCGACAGGCGCCCGGGTGGCTGGACACTCGCTGGCGTCCGCCGTACGGGCACGATGCCTGGAAGGAGCTTGCGTGA
- a CDS encoding glycosyltransferase family 4 protein, giving the protein MKIGMISQWYEPETGSAAHPAAIARALAARGHEVQVLTGYPSYPQGRVHSGYRMSLRQQEEREGVRLLRVPDVPSHDDNALRRAASLTSFAASATLQVGWLRDVDVCLVYLTPATVGAAAMALRATAGVPYVLYVQDLWPETVTASGFIGQGRATRAVERGITGFLTRLYRRAEGIAAISPTMARTLTGRGAVVVPESVPNWVDETVFRPPGLPLGASPLPPSRSWIMYAGGIGDVQALEHAVHAISLLPDREDIGLALVGDGVARPGLEALAQRLQVSERVCFLGPRPMAEMPGLMASSVAQLVSLRDLELFRGTIPSKLQASMACGAPVLCSVAGDAAELVERVRCGLTVTPETPSELAAAMRALVDLPPAERAAMGDRGRAAYERELSSDAGAAHLERMLETAAQRRRR; this is encoded by the coding sequence GTGAAGATCGGGATGATCTCCCAGTGGTACGAGCCCGAGACGGGTTCGGCCGCCCACCCGGCCGCGATCGCTCGGGCACTGGCTGCCCGTGGGCACGAAGTGCAGGTGCTCACCGGCTACCCCAGCTATCCACAGGGCCGCGTGCACTCCGGCTACCGGATGTCGCTGCGACAGCAGGAGGAGCGGGAGGGAGTGCGGCTGCTTCGCGTCCCCGACGTCCCGAGTCACGATGACAACGCCCTCCGCCGTGCAGCCAGCCTCACCTCTTTCGCGGCCTCCGCGACCCTCCAGGTCGGCTGGCTGCGTGACGTCGACGTGTGTCTCGTTTACCTCACCCCGGCCACGGTGGGAGCCGCGGCGATGGCACTTCGAGCGACCGCAGGCGTCCCGTATGTCCTCTACGTGCAGGACCTGTGGCCCGAGACCGTGACCGCAAGTGGCTTCATCGGACAAGGCCGCGCGACCCGTGCCGTCGAGCGCGGCATCACGGGATTCTTGACCCGGCTCTACCGACGCGCGGAAGGCATCGCCGCCATCAGCCCCACCATGGCTCGCACGCTGACGGGCCGGGGGGCCGTGGTGGTGCCCGAGTCCGTGCCCAACTGGGTGGACGAGACCGTCTTCCGGCCCCCCGGCCTCCCCCTCGGAGCGAGCCCGCTCCCTCCTTCGCGCTCGTGGATCATGTACGCGGGCGGCATCGGCGACGTGCAGGCGCTCGAGCACGCTGTCCATGCGATCTCCCTGCTGCCCGATCGTGAGGACATCGGTCTGGCTCTCGTGGGCGATGGTGTGGCTCGCCCGGGTCTCGAGGCTCTTGCGCAACGGCTGCAGGTGAGCGAACGCGTCTGTTTCTTGGGACCGCGGCCGATGGCGGAGATGCCCGGGCTGATGGCCTCGTCGGTGGCCCAGCTGGTGAGCCTTCGCGACCTGGAGCTCTTCAGGGGCACGATCCCGAGCAAGCTGCAGGCGTCGATGGCGTGCGGAGCGCCAGTGCTCTGCTCGGTCGCCGGTGATGCCGCTGAGCTGGTCGAGCGAGTGAGGTGTGGGCTGACGGTGACGCCGGAGACCCCCTCCGAGCTGGCGGCCGCCATGCGAGCGCTGGTAGACCTGCCTCCCGCAGAGAGAGCGGCGATGGGGGACCGCGGGCGTGCCGCGTATGAGCGGGAGCTCAGCTCCGACGCGGGGGCCGCGCACCTGGAGCGGATGCTCGAGACGGCCGCCCAGCGCAGGCGGCGATGA
- a CDS encoding MraY family glycosyltransferase, with amino-acid sequence MTAFWVALGGALVLTGVLIPMLRRVGISDVPNDRSMHVLPTPRGGGIAVLLAVLLATPAMGGADVEEVALVLAAALVLGTVGLVDDVRSLPPVLRLAAQGIVALAVSVTVQEAVGAAGFGTVPFLLVATLATVAYVNAFNFMDGVNVISGLNAAICGAWFAWLGHEYDLTALLVVGSALAGAALGFLPWNGSSRIFLGDVGSYGVGGLVAAASVLAWGAGVPAALVLAPTLVYFADTGWVILKRARAGQSLTQAHRGHVYQRLVQQGWPHWASAAWSAALAAVICVMAAYLYDGQPVTSLLLATLTVLTYLATPRLTSLAGAERTAS; translated from the coding sequence GTGACTGCGTTCTGGGTTGCCCTCGGCGGCGCTCTGGTGCTGACAGGCGTGCTGATCCCCATGCTGCGTCGCGTCGGGATCTCCGACGTTCCCAACGACCGGTCGATGCACGTCCTCCCGACCCCCAGAGGTGGAGGCATCGCGGTCCTGCTCGCCGTCCTCCTCGCGACGCCCGCCATGGGTGGCGCCGACGTGGAGGAGGTGGCCCTCGTGCTCGCGGCCGCGCTTGTGCTCGGGACGGTGGGCCTGGTCGACGATGTCCGTTCACTTCCGCCCGTGCTCCGCCTGGCTGCGCAGGGGATCGTGGCACTCGCAGTCTCAGTCACGGTCCAAGAGGCGGTTGGTGCCGCCGGGTTCGGGACGGTCCCGTTCCTGCTGGTGGCCACCCTCGCTACGGTCGCCTACGTGAACGCCTTCAACTTCATGGACGGCGTCAACGTGATCTCCGGGCTCAATGCGGCGATCTGTGGAGCGTGGTTCGCGTGGCTGGGCCACGAGTACGACTTGACTGCCCTTCTGGTCGTGGGCTCGGCACTCGCTGGCGCTGCGCTGGGCTTCCTGCCGTGGAACGGGTCGTCGCGCATCTTCCTCGGCGACGTCGGCAGCTATGGCGTCGGGGGCCTGGTCGCCGCTGCCTCCGTCCTCGCCTGGGGAGCCGGGGTGCCCGCCGCCCTGGTCCTCGCACCGACCCTCGTCTACTTCGCCGACACGGGTTGGGTCATCCTCAAGCGTGCACGCGCAGGGCAGTCCTTGACGCAGGCCCACCGCGGTCACGTCTACCAGCGCCTTGTCCAACAGGGGTGGCCGCACTGGGCGTCCGCGGCCTGGAGCGCCGCGCTCGCCGCGGTGATCTGTGTGATGGCCGCCTACCTCTACGACGGCCAACCGGTCACGTCGCTGCTGCTCGCGACCCTCACAGTGCTGACCTACCTCGCGACGCCGCGGCTGACGTCGCTGGCCGGTGCAGAACGGACCGCCTCGTGA
- a CDS encoding polysaccharide biosynthesis protein, translated as MHTDQSTVLVTGGTGSFGSTMIRRLLDTDVREVRVLSRDELKQHELRQALNDSRVRFYLGDVRDEDSVNRATRGVDFVFHAAALKQVPSCEFFPLEAVRTNILGSSNVIEASNANGVQSVVCLGTDKAAYPVNAMGMSKALMEKVAQAFARNNPTARTTVSTVRYGNVMMSRGSVIPLFLEQIGRGEPLTVTDPSMTRFLMSLDDAVHLVEHAFEHARPGDLFIRKAPASTVGDLARAVGEAMGCEPKLTVIGTRHGEKLYETLATREELARSEDQGDYFRVAVDARDLNYGEYFDEGDPRESELDDYHSHNTERLDVPEVVELLQGLPDFRRLVGTGS; from the coding sequence ATGCACACCGACCAGTCCACGGTCCTCGTTACCGGAGGAACAGGCTCGTTCGGCTCCACGATGATCCGTCGCCTGCTCGACACGGACGTCCGCGAGGTCCGGGTCCTGAGCCGCGACGAGCTGAAGCAGCACGAGCTGCGCCAGGCTCTCAACGACTCCCGGGTTCGGTTCTACCTGGGCGACGTGCGCGACGAGGACAGCGTCAACCGCGCGACCCGCGGCGTCGACTTCGTCTTCCACGCGGCCGCGCTCAAGCAGGTGCCCAGCTGCGAGTTCTTCCCGCTCGAGGCGGTACGCACCAACATCCTTGGCAGCTCCAACGTCATTGAGGCATCGAATGCCAACGGCGTCCAGAGCGTCGTCTGCCTCGGCACCGACAAGGCCGCCTACCCGGTCAACGCAATGGGGATGAGCAAGGCGCTGATGGAGAAGGTCGCCCAGGCCTTCGCGCGCAACAATCCGACCGCAAGGACCACCGTGTCCACCGTCCGGTACGGCAACGTCATGATGTCTCGTGGCTCGGTGATCCCGCTGTTCCTGGAGCAGATCGGCCGCGGTGAGCCACTGACGGTCACCGACCCCTCGATGACGAGGTTCCTGATGTCGTTGGACGACGCCGTCCACCTGGTCGAGCACGCCTTCGAGCACGCCCGACCCGGCGACCTCTTCATCCGCAAAGCGCCGGCAAGCACCGTCGGCGACCTGGCCCGCGCGGTCGGCGAGGCGATGGGCTGCGAGCCCAAGCTCACGGTGATCGGCACCCGGCACGGCGAGAAGCTCTACGAGACGCTGGCGACCCGTGAGGAGTTGGCACGCTCCGAGGACCAGGGCGACTACTTCCGGGTGGCCGTCGATGCTCGCGACCTCAACTACGGCGAGTACTTCGACGAGGGTGATCCGCGCGAGTCGGAGCTGGACGACTACCACTCCCACAACACAGAGCGTCTCGACGTCCCTGAGGTAGTGGAGCTACTGCAGGGGCTGCCAGACTTCCGAAGGCTGGTCGGGACCGGCTCGTGA
- a CDS encoding deoxyribonuclease IV: MTTLAIGAHVDQTDPVAEAKARNAPLVQFFLGDPQSYGGPEIAYAGGAEALKADAEAAGVELYVHAPYLINVATTNNRIRIPSRKLLQQHVDAAASIGAKGVIVHGGHVNKSDDPEKGFDNWRKAIEATDLKVPLLIENTAGGDNAMARYLDRIGRVWEAISGAEGFERVGFCLDTCHAHAGGNPLETVVGDVLRITGRIDLVHCNDSRDDFDTGADRHANFGAGRIDPELLASVVRDAGAPVVCETPGGAQEHVADFEWLRARL; the protein is encoded by the coding sequence ATGACGACGCTCGCCATCGGTGCCCATGTCGACCAGACCGACCCCGTGGCGGAGGCGAAGGCGCGCAACGCGCCGTTGGTGCAATTCTTCCTCGGCGACCCCCAGAGCTACGGCGGCCCCGAGATCGCGTATGCCGGCGGCGCGGAGGCGCTCAAGGCCGACGCCGAGGCCGCGGGCGTCGAGCTGTACGTGCACGCGCCGTACCTGATCAACGTCGCGACGACGAACAACCGGATCCGGATTCCCAGCCGCAAGCTGCTGCAGCAGCACGTCGACGCGGCCGCGTCGATCGGCGCCAAGGGCGTGATCGTGCACGGGGGGCACGTCAACAAGTCCGACGACCCCGAGAAGGGGTTCGACAACTGGCGCAAGGCGATCGAGGCTACCGATCTCAAGGTGCCGCTCTTGATCGAGAACACCGCGGGGGGCGACAACGCGATGGCGCGCTACCTGGACCGGATCGGCCGGGTCTGGGAGGCGATCTCCGGTGCGGAGGGCTTCGAGCGGGTCGGCTTCTGCCTCGACACCTGCCACGCCCACGCCGGCGGCAACCCGCTGGAGACCGTCGTCGGGGACGTCCTGCGGATCACCGGGCGGATCGACCTGGTGCACTGCAACGACAGCCGCGACGACTTCGACACCGGGGCCGACCGGCACGCCAACTTCGGCGCCGGCCGGATCGACCCGGAGCTGCTCGCCTCGGTGGTGCGCGACGCCGGCGCGCCGGTCGTCTGCGAGACACCGGGTGGGGCGCAGGAGCACGTCGCCGACTTCGAGTGGCTGCGGGCGCGGCTGTAG
- a CDS encoding lipid II:glycine glycyltransferase FemX, translating to MSVREISEQDHRAFLDSRDSASFLQTPAWGRVKGEWRRESLGWFSGPGDGELVGAALVLYRQLPKIRRYLAYLPEGPVIDWETEQLGEWLAPLTRHLKGKGAFGVRMGPPVVTRRWTAAQVKEGIADPGVRRLDDLAPTERDAVGARVVCQLDELGWRRQTAEGGFAAGQPQYVFQVPLAGRSEEDVLKGMNQLWRRNIKKAAKMGVEVVSSDSPDDLKAFHDLYVHTARRDHFTPRPLSYFQTMVDALGSESPDRIRLWFARHEGDLVAATIGIRVGTHAWYSYGASSTEKREVRGSNAVQWAMIQDAIAAGATVYDLRGITDTLDPDDSHVGLIQFKVGTGGEAVEYAGEWDLPLNRPLYKAFDVYMRRR from the coding sequence CTGAGCGTCCGCGAGATCTCCGAGCAGGACCACCGCGCCTTCCTCGACTCCCGTGACTCCGCGAGCTTCCTGCAGACCCCGGCCTGGGGCCGGGTCAAGGGCGAGTGGCGCCGCGAGTCCCTCGGGTGGTTCTCCGGTCCCGGTGACGGTGAGCTGGTGGGCGCCGCCCTGGTCCTCTACCGCCAGCTGCCCAAGATCAGGCGCTACCTCGCCTACCTGCCCGAGGGCCCGGTCATCGACTGGGAGACCGAGCAGCTCGGCGAGTGGCTGGCCCCGCTGACCAGGCACCTCAAGGGCAAGGGCGCCTTCGGGGTCCGCATGGGCCCGCCGGTGGTCACCCGCCGCTGGACCGCGGCCCAGGTGAAGGAGGGCATCGCCGATCCCGGCGTACGCCGCCTCGACGACCTGGCGCCCACCGAGCGCGACGCCGTGGGCGCGCGCGTCGTGTGTCAGCTCGACGAGCTCGGCTGGCGACGGCAGACGGCCGAGGGCGGCTTCGCCGCCGGCCAGCCGCAGTACGTCTTCCAGGTGCCGCTCGCCGGCCGCTCGGAGGAGGACGTGCTCAAGGGGATGAATCAGCTGTGGCGGCGCAACATCAAGAAGGCCGCCAAGATGGGCGTCGAGGTCGTCTCGTCTGACTCACCCGACGACCTCAAGGCGTTCCACGACCTCTACGTCCACACCGCTCGCCGCGACCACTTCACGCCGCGCCCCCTGTCGTACTTCCAGACGATGGTCGACGCCCTCGGCTCCGAGAGCCCGGACCGGATCCGGCTGTGGTTCGCGCGGCACGAGGGCGACCTGGTCGCCGCCACGATCGGGATCCGGGTCGGCACGCACGCCTGGTACTCCTACGGCGCCTCCTCCACCGAGAAGCGCGAGGTGCGCGGCTCCAACGCCGTGCAGTGGGCGATGATCCAGGACGCGATCGCCGCCGGCGCCACCGTCTACGACCTGCGCGGCATCACCGACACCCTCGACCCGGACGACTCCCACGTCGGGCTGATCCAGTTCAAGGTCGGCACCGGCGGCGAGGCTGTCGAGTACGCCGGCGAGTGGGACCTGCCGCTCAACCGCCCGCTCTACAAGGCGTTCGACGTCTACATGAGGCGGCGCTGA